From Vogesella sp. XCS3, the proteins below share one genomic window:
- a CDS encoding DeoR/GlpR family DNA-binding transcription regulator, with translation MTKRNTQQRRHAIVALVQERGEVSVEDLTQRFATSEVTIRKDLALLETGGLLLRRYGGAVSLPTEMVAESDPVKVSERKLAIARAAAERIRDHNRVIIDSGTTTRAIIPLLGNKRGLIVMTNSLNVAGSLRELENEPTLLMTGGTWDPHSESFQGQIAEQVLRSYDFDQLFIGADGIDLARGTTTFNELVGLSRVMAEVSREVVVMVESDKIGRRIPNLELPWARIQTLITDDALATEARETIRAKGVTLICAPFTHS, from the coding sequence ATGACCAAACGTAACACCCAGCAGCGTCGCCACGCCATCGTGGCCCTGGTACAAGAGCGGGGTGAAGTGAGTGTTGAAGACCTTACCCAGCGCTTCGCCACCTCGGAAGTTACGATCCGGAAAGACCTGGCCTTGCTGGAAACAGGCGGCCTGCTACTGCGCCGTTACGGTGGTGCTGTATCCTTGCCCACCGAAATGGTGGCCGAAAGCGACCCGGTAAAAGTTTCGGAACGAAAGCTGGCCATCGCCCGCGCCGCCGCCGAGCGCATCCGCGACCACAACCGCGTGATTATCGACAGCGGCACCACCACGCGCGCCATTATCCCCTTGCTGGGTAACAAGCGCGGGCTGATCGTGATGACCAATTCGCTGAACGTAGCCGGTAGCCTGCGCGAGCTGGAAAACGAACCCACGCTGCTGATGACCGGCGGCACCTGGGATCCGCATTCCGAGTCGTTCCAGGGCCAGATCGCCGAGCAGGTGCTGCGTTCTTACGACTTCGATCAGCTGTTCATCGGCGCCGATGGCATCGACCTGGCGCGTGGCACCACCACCTTTAACGAGCTGGTGGGCCTGTCGCGGGTGATGGCCGAAGTGTCGCGCGAAGTAGTGGTGATGGTGGAGTCCGACAAGATCGGCCGCCGTATTCCCAACCTGGAGCTGCCGTGGGCACGCATCCAGACCCTGATCACCGACGACGCCCTGGCAACCGAAGCCAGGGAAACGATCCGGGCCAAAGGCGTGACGCTGATCTGCGCGCCCTTTACCCATTCATAA
- a CDS encoding IS5 family transposase, producing MSKPLPPKYQTINWQSYNQSLKQRGQLLLWLDKGMNWLAPATGRRGRQLTFSDAAIQFCLTIKCLFGLALRQATGMVESMLRLAGLDWAVPDFSTLSRRQKDLQVRIPVQKKQGCLHLLVDSTGIKMMGEGEWKVKKHGADYRRQWRKLHLGIDAQTLEIRAMEVTDNRTGDATMLPELLSQIPAGEGLVTVTTDGAYDTRLCYAAIAERGAAAIIPPRRNGQFWKGNLRGNQARNESLRAVKYLGRALWKKWSGYHRRSLVETKMHCFKLLADRVKSRDFDRQVAELQICAAILNRFTALGTPQTVRMG from the coding sequence ATGAGCAAGCCCCTTCCTCCCAAGTACCAAACCATCAACTGGCAGTCATACAACCAGTCCCTCAAGCAACGAGGGCAGCTCCTTCTCTGGCTCGACAAAGGCATGAACTGGTTGGCACCGGCTACCGGCAGGCGGGGACGGCAGCTAACTTTTTCTGATGCTGCCATCCAGTTCTGTCTCACCATCAAATGCCTCTTTGGCCTGGCGCTACGGCAAGCCACAGGTATGGTCGAAAGTATGTTGCGCCTGGCTGGCCTTGACTGGGCCGTCCCCGACTTCAGCACGCTTTCCCGCCGCCAGAAAGACCTGCAAGTCCGCATCCCGGTACAGAAAAAGCAAGGTTGTCTGCATCTCTTGGTGGATAGCACCGGCATCAAGATGATGGGTGAAGGCGAGTGGAAGGTGAAAAAGCATGGCGCTGATTACCGCCGCCAATGGCGCAAGCTGCATCTGGGCATAGATGCGCAAACGCTGGAAATCCGGGCAATGGAAGTGACCGACAATCGCACTGGAGATGCCACGATGCTGCCAGAGCTGCTATCGCAAATTCCGGCGGGAGAGGGACTGGTAACCGTCACCACGGATGGGGCGTACGACACACGCCTATGTTACGCAGCGATTGCAGAGCGTGGGGCGGCAGCCATCATTCCCCCACGTCGAAATGGCCAATTCTGGAAAGGGAATTTACGGGGCAATCAGGCTCGCAATGAGTCGCTACGAGCGGTGAAGTATCTGGGGCGCGCGCTCTGGAAAAAGTGGAGTGGCTACCATCGCCGCAGCTTGGTCGAAACGAAGATGCACTGTTTCAAATTGCTGGCAGATCGGGTTAAGTCACGGGACTTTGACCGGCAAGTAGCGGAGCTTCAAATCTGTGCAGCGATTCTGAATCGCTTCACAGCACTGGGCACGCCGCAAACGGTCCGTATGGGATAA
- the atpG gene encoding F0F1 ATP synthase subunit gamma yields the protein MAVGKEILTKIRSVQNTQKITRAMQMVSTSKMRKTQERMRAARPYAEKVRAVMAHLASANTDLEHPLLARRSEIKRAGIIVVTSDKGLCGGLNANVLKRFYAKVNTLQEQGVEIQACALGQKGLAACQRAKLNVVASAVHLGDVPKMEKLIGPLTVLLKQYAEGELDAVYIVYSRFINTMKQEPALEQLLPLTEEHMVVEHAHSWDYVYEPSAPEVMEFLVKRYLESVVYQAVAENMASEQAARMVAMKAATDNAGNAIKQLRLVYNKSRQAAITKELSEIVSGAAAV from the coding sequence ATGGCAGTCGGTAAAGAGATTCTCACCAAGATCCGAAGCGTGCAAAACACGCAGAAGATCACCCGCGCTATGCAAATGGTGTCGACCTCCAAGATGCGCAAAACGCAAGAGCGTATGCGCGCTGCCCGTCCTTACGCCGAGAAGGTGCGTGCTGTTATGGCGCACCTGGCTTCGGCCAATACGGATCTGGAGCACCCACTGCTTGCCCGTCGCAGCGAAATCAAGCGCGCAGGCATTATTGTGGTTACCTCGGACAAGGGCTTGTGCGGTGGCTTGAACGCCAACGTTCTCAAGCGCTTCTACGCCAAGGTAAACACGCTGCAAGAGCAAGGCGTTGAAATTCAAGCCTGCGCTCTGGGCCAGAAAGGCCTGGCAGCCTGCCAGCGTGCCAAGCTGAACGTTGTGGCAAGTGCGGTTCATCTGGGCGATGTGCCCAAGATGGAAAAACTGATCGGCCCGCTTACAGTGCTGTTGAAACAGTACGCTGAAGGCGAACTGGATGCGGTTTACATCGTGTACTCCCGCTTCATCAATACGATGAAACAGGAGCCGGCGCTGGAACAGTTGCTGCCTCTGACCGAAGAGCACATGGTTGTCGAGCACGCCCACTCGTGGGATTACGTGTACGAGCCAAGTGCACCGGAAGTCATGGAGTTCCTGGTGAAGCGTTACCTGGAATCTGTCGTGTATCAGGCTGTGGCCGAAAACATGGCGTCCGAACAAGCTGCCCGTATGGTAGCGATGAAGGCCGCAACAGATAACGCCGGTAATGCCATCAAGCAACTGCGCCTTGTGTACAACAAGTCGCGTCAGGCAGCGATTACCAAAGAACTGTCTGAAATCGTGTCTGGTGCCGCTGCGGTATAA
- the atpA gene encoding F0F1 ATP synthase subunit alpha has protein sequence MQLNPSEISDLIKAKIQNLAEGAETRTKGTVISVTDGIVRIHGLTDVMQGEMLEFSGNTFGLAMNLERDSVGAVILGEYEHISEGQEVKCTGRILEVPVGRELVGRVVNALGQPIDGKGPINASTTSPIEKIAPGVIARQSVSQPMQTGLKSIDSMVPVGRGQRELIIGDRQTGKTAVALDAIVNQKGTGVVCIYVAVGQKASSIANVVRKLEEHGAMGHTIVVAATASEAAALQFIAPYSGCAMGEFFRDIGEDALIVYDDLSKQAVAYRQISLLLRRPPGREAYPGDVFYLHSRLLERASRINEDEVEKLTGGAVKGKTGSLTALPIIETQAGDVSAFVPTNVISITDGQIFLETDLFNAGIRPAINAGISVSRVGGAAQTKVIKKLGGGIRLALAQYRELAAFSQFASDLDEATRKQLQHGEVVTELMKQKQFSTLSTAEMALTLWSVNKGYYEDVPVKKALAFEAAFLAYVRANHADVLTATDASGDLSADNEKVLAKAIESFKAGYSF, from the coding sequence ATGCAGTTGAACCCCTCTGAAATCAGCGATCTGATCAAGGCGAAGATTCAGAACCTGGCTGAAGGTGCCGAGACCCGTACCAAAGGTACTGTGATCTCCGTTACCGACGGTATCGTTCGTATCCATGGCCTGACAGACGTGATGCAGGGTGAAATGCTCGAGTTCTCGGGCAACACCTTTGGCCTGGCCATGAACCTGGAGCGTGACTCCGTAGGTGCCGTGATCCTGGGCGAGTACGAGCACATCTCCGAAGGTCAGGAAGTTAAATGTACCGGCCGTATTCTGGAAGTGCCGGTAGGTCGTGAGCTGGTTGGCCGCGTGGTAAACGCGCTGGGTCAGCCGATCGATGGCAAAGGCCCGATCAACGCGTCCACAACTTCCCCGATCGAAAAGATTGCTCCGGGCGTTATTGCCCGTCAATCCGTTTCGCAGCCAATGCAAACCGGCCTGAAGTCGATCGACTCCATGGTACCGGTTGGCCGCGGCCAGCGTGAACTGATCATTGGCGACCGTCAGACTGGTAAAACCGCTGTGGCACTGGATGCCATCGTGAACCAGAAAGGCACAGGCGTTGTCTGCATCTACGTAGCCGTAGGTCAGAAAGCGTCCTCCATCGCCAACGTAGTGCGCAAGCTGGAAGAGCACGGCGCAATGGGTCACACCATTGTGGTTGCTGCGACTGCTTCCGAAGCGGCTGCACTGCAGTTCATCGCGCCGTACTCCGGCTGCGCTATGGGCGAATTCTTCCGCGATATCGGTGAAGATGCACTGATCGTTTATGACGATCTGTCCAAACAAGCCGTAGCCTACCGTCAGATCTCCCTGCTGCTGCGCCGCCCACCGGGCCGCGAAGCTTACCCGGGCGACGTTTTCTACCTGCACTCCCGTCTGCTGGAACGCGCTTCCCGCATCAACGAAGACGAAGTAGAAAAACTGACTGGCGGCGCTGTTAAAGGCAAAACCGGTTCGCTGACTGCTCTGCCAATCATCGAAACCCAAGCTGGCGACGTTTCCGCTTTCGTTCCGACCAACGTAATTTCCATTACCGACGGTCAGATCTTCCTGGAAACCGACCTGTTCAACGCTGGTATCCGTCCTGCTATTAACGCAGGTATTTCGGTATCCCGCGTGGGTGGCGCTGCTCAAACCAAGGTCATCAAGAAACTGGGCGGTGGTATCCGTCTGGCTCTGGCCCAGTACCGCGAACTGGCTGCGTTCTCGCAGTTTGCTTCCGATCTGGACGAGGCGACCCGCAAGCAGCTGCAACACGGTGAAGTGGTTACCGAGCTGATGAAGCAGAAACAGTTCTCGACCCTGTCTACCGCCGAAATGGCGCTGACTCTGTGGTCCGTGAACAAGGGTTACTACGAAGACGTACCGGTTAAGAAAGCCCTGGCTTTCGAAGCAGCGTTCCTGGCTTACGTTCGCGCTAATCACGCAGACGTGCTGACCGCTACCGACGCTTCCGGTGATCTGTCTGCCGACAACGAAAAAGTACTGGCCAAGGCGATCGAATCGTTCAAGGCTGGCTACAGCTTCTAA
- the atpD gene encoding F0F1 ATP synthase subunit beta produces MSQGKIVQIIGPVVDVEFPRDAMPKIYDALKLVDAELTLEVQQQLGDGVVRTIAMGSSDGLKRGMAITNTGAPISVPVGAATLGRIMDVLGSPVDEAGPVASEHVRAIHQAAPKFDELSSATELLETGIKVIDLLCPFAKGGKVGLFGGAGVGKTVNMMELINNIAKAHSGLSVFAGVGERTREGNDFYHEMKESNVLDKVAMVYGQMNEPPGNRLRVALTGLTMAEHFRDEKDENGKGRDVLFFVDNIYRYTLAGTEVSALLGRMPSAVGYQPTLAEEMGRLQERITSTKDGSITSIQAVYVPADDLTDPSPATTFAHLDATVVLSRDIASLGIYPAVDPLDSTSRQLDPLVVGDEHYSVARGVQTTLQKYKELRDIIAILGMDELSEEDKLVVYRARKIQRFLSQPFHVAEVFTGSPGKYVPLKETIKGFKAILSGEYDHLPEQAFYMVGGIDEAAEKAKTL; encoded by the coding sequence ATGAGCCAAGGCAAAATCGTACAAATCATTGGCCCGGTGGTTGACGTGGAATTCCCGCGCGACGCCATGCCAAAGATTTATGATGCCCTGAAGCTGGTTGACGCAGAACTGACGCTTGAAGTCCAGCAACAGCTGGGCGACGGCGTAGTGCGCACCATTGCTATGGGTAGCTCTGACGGCCTGAAGCGTGGCATGGCGATTACCAATACCGGTGCACCGATTTCGGTACCGGTTGGCGCTGCCACCCTGGGTCGTATCATGGACGTACTGGGTAGCCCGGTGGATGAAGCCGGCCCAGTTGCGTCTGAACACGTTCGCGCCATTCACCAGGCTGCGCCGAAGTTTGACGAACTGTCCTCCGCTACCGAACTGCTGGAAACAGGCATCAAGGTTATTGACCTGCTGTGCCCGTTCGCCAAAGGCGGTAAAGTGGGCCTGTTCGGTGGTGCCGGTGTGGGCAAGACCGTAAACATGATGGAACTGATCAACAACATCGCTAAAGCTCACTCGGGTCTGTCCGTGTTTGCCGGTGTTGGTGAACGTACCCGTGAAGGTAACGACTTCTATCACGAGATGAAAGAGTCGAACGTTCTGGATAAAGTTGCCATGGTTTACGGCCAGATGAACGAGCCACCGGGCAACCGTCTGCGCGTAGCGCTGACCGGTCTGACCATGGCCGAGCATTTCCGTGACGAAAAAGACGAAAACGGCAAAGGCCGCGACGTTCTGTTCTTCGTGGACAACATCTACCGTTACACCCTGGCCGGTACCGAAGTATCCGCACTGCTGGGCCGTATGCCTTCCGCAGTGGGTTACCAGCCTACCCTGGCCGAAGAGATGGGCCGTCTGCAAGAGCGTATTACTTCGACCAAGGATGGTTCCATTACTTCCATCCAGGCCGTATACGTACCTGCCGATGACTTGACTGACCCGTCCCCGGCCACCACTTTTGCTCACTTGGATGCAACCGTGGTTCTGTCGCGTGATATCGCATCGCTGGGTATCTACCCTGCGGTAGATCCGCTGGACTCCACTTCCCGCCAGCTGGATCCGCTGGTGGTAGGCGACGAGCACTACTCCGTTGCCCGCGGTGTTCAGACCACGCTGCAGAAGTACAAGGAACTGCGTGACATTATCGCGATTCTGGGTATGGACGAACTGTCTGAAGAAGACAAACTCGTTGTATACCGCGCGCGTAAGATCCAGCGTTTCCTGTCCCAGCCGTTCCACGTAGCTGAAGTATTTACCGGTTCCCCGGGCAAATACGTTCCGCTGAAGGAAACGATCAAGGGCTTCAAGGCAATTCTCAGCGGCGAATACGACCACCTGCCAGAACAAGCGTTCTACATGGTAGGCGGTATCGACGAAGCTGCCGAAAAAGCCAAGACCCTGTAA
- a CDS encoding zinc ribbon domain-containing protein YjdM has product MSALPNCPACQSEFTYEDGSLYVCPECAHEWSKDGAAAVEAEETRVVRDANGNLLQDGDSVTVIKDLKVKGSSLVVKVGTKVKNIRLVDGDHDIDCKIDGIGQMGLKSEFVKKA; this is encoded by the coding sequence ATGAGCGCCCTACCAAACTGCCCGGCCTGTCAGTCCGAATTTACCTACGAAGACGGCAGCCTCTACGTTTGCCCGGAGTGCGCACACGAGTGGTCCAAAGACGGCGCCGCCGCCGTGGAAGCTGAAGAAACCCGCGTGGTACGCGACGCCAACGGCAACCTGCTGCAAGACGGCGACAGCGTAACCGTGATCAAGGACCTGAAAGTAAAAGGCAGCTCGCTGGTAGTGAAAGTGGGCACCAAGGTGAAGAACATCCGTCTGGTAGATGGCGACCACGACATCGATTGCAAGATCGACGGCATCGGCCAGATGGGCCTGAAGTCGGAGTTCGTGAAGAAAGCCTGA
- a CDS encoding F0F1 ATP synthase subunit delta, with protein MAELITVARPYAEAVYSLATEQQSQAKWSDALAWLAAMVANPDVTQVVTNPKHTAQEIEALFLDVLGDKANDDIKQFIVTLIENRRLTLLPEIAEQFEALKARAEGVLDAQVESAYPMDESQQADLIATLTKKYGKTVRIEVRVVPELIGGLRVLVGDDVIDASVSGKLQAMAASLKN; from the coding sequence ATGGCAGAACTCATTACCGTAGCAAGGCCCTATGCCGAAGCGGTATACAGCCTTGCCACCGAGCAGCAGTCTCAAGCCAAGTGGTCTGACGCGCTCGCGTGGCTGGCTGCCATGGTGGCGAACCCGGACGTGACGCAAGTCGTCACGAACCCGAAACATACCGCGCAAGAGATTGAGGCGTTGTTTTTGGACGTACTGGGCGACAAGGCGAATGATGACATCAAACAGTTCATCGTTACCCTTATCGAAAACCGTCGTCTGACGCTGCTGCCTGAAATTGCCGAACAGTTTGAAGCCCTCAAGGCCCGCGCCGAAGGTGTGCTGGACGCTCAAGTAGAGTCCGCCTACCCGATGGACGAAAGCCAGCAAGCTGACCTGATCGCCACGCTTACCAAGAAGTACGGCAAAACCGTACGGATTGAAGTGCGTGTTGTCCCCGAGCTGATCGGTGGCCTGCGAGTACTGGTTGGTGACGACGTGATTGATGCGTCGGTGAGCGGCAAGCTGCAGGCAATGGCAGCAAGCCTCAAGAATTAG
- the glmU gene encoding bifunctional UDP-N-acetylglucosamine diphosphorylase/glucosamine-1-phosphate N-acetyltransferase GlmU — MESLSVVILAAGKGKRMYSAMPKVLHPIGGQPMLARVISTARQLQPAKMVVVYGHGGDQVREQIRDEDVAWALQAEQLGTGHALKMALSQLPKVGRTLVLYGDVPLTTVETLQKLLAAAQNGMSLLTDVLADASGYGRIVRNAAGEIVAIVEDKDCNAEQKAIREINTGMMVLPNAKLEGWLGELRNGNAQGEYYLTDVIELAVRDGIAVPGVTVAACWEAAGVNNKVQLAELERQLQQNQARALLTAGVMLADPARIDIRGQLQHGMDVSIDVGCVFEGQVTLGDNVEIGAYCVLKNVRIAAGTRIAPYSHLEDAVVGEACRIGPYARLRPGAELAAHVHVGNFVEIKKATVGEGSKVNHLTYIGDAQIGSKVNVGAGSVTCNYDGVNKFKTVIGDNVFVGSGTLMVAPVTLEEGATIGAGSVLTKTAPAGQLTVARAKQLTVPGWQRPQKLK; from the coding sequence ATGGAATCTCTCAGCGTTGTCATCCTGGCTGCCGGCAAAGGCAAGCGTATGTATTCGGCCATGCCCAAGGTATTGCACCCCATCGGCGGCCAACCCATGCTGGCCCGTGTCATCAGCACCGCTCGCCAGCTGCAGCCGGCCAAGATGGTAGTGGTGTACGGCCACGGCGGTGACCAGGTGCGCGAACAGATCCGTGATGAAGACGTAGCCTGGGCACTGCAGGCCGAACAGCTGGGCACCGGGCACGCGCTGAAAATGGCCCTGTCGCAGCTGCCCAAGGTTGGCCGCACCCTGGTGCTGTACGGCGACGTACCGCTCACCACGGTAGAAACCCTGCAGAAGCTGCTGGCTGCCGCACAAAATGGCATGAGCCTGCTGACCGACGTACTGGCCGACGCCAGCGGTTACGGCCGTATCGTGCGCAATGCGGCCGGCGAGATCGTGGCCATTGTCGAAGACAAAGACTGCAATGCCGAACAGAAAGCCATCCGTGAAATCAACACCGGCATGATGGTGCTGCCCAACGCCAAGCTGGAAGGCTGGCTGGGCGAGCTGCGCAATGGCAACGCGCAGGGCGAGTACTACCTGACCGACGTGATCGAGCTGGCTGTACGCGACGGCATCGCCGTGCCGGGTGTTACCGTAGCAGCCTGCTGGGAAGCCGCTGGCGTCAACAACAAGGTGCAGCTGGCCGAGCTGGAACGCCAGCTGCAGCAAAACCAGGCGCGCGCACTGCTGACTGCCGGCGTGATGCTGGCGGACCCAGCCCGTATCGATATCCGCGGCCAACTGCAGCATGGCATGGACGTCAGCATCGATGTTGGCTGCGTGTTCGAAGGCCAGGTCACCTTGGGCGATAACGTCGAGATTGGCGCCTACTGTGTGCTGAAAAACGTGCGTATTGCCGCCGGTACCCGCATCGCCCCGTACTCGCACCTGGAAGACGCCGTGGTGGGCGAAGCCTGCCGCATCGGCCCGTACGCCCGCCTGCGCCCGGGCGCAGAGTTGGCCGCACACGTACACGTGGGCAACTTTGTCGAGATCAAGAAGGCCACCGTGGGCGAAGGCTCCAAGGTGAACCACCTTACCTACATCGGCGATGCGCAGATCGGCAGCAAGGTCAACGTGGGTGCCGGCTCGGTAACCTGCAACTACGATGGCGTGAACAAGTTCAAGACCGTTATCGGCGATAACGTGTTTGTCGGCTCCGGCACCCTGATGGTGGCGCCGGTGACGCTGGAAGAAGGGGCCACCATTGGTGCTGGTTCTGTGCTGACTAAAACCGCACCCGCCGGCCAGCTTACCGTCGCCCGCGCCAAGCAGCTGACCGTGCCAGGCTGGCAGCGCCCGCAAAAGCTGAAATAA
- a CDS encoding GNAT family N-acetyltransferase translates to MTTTNPQLTLRQAEPRDAARCYAIEIGAYEGDEAATAEKIALRIAQYPAGFLVLECDGELVGFINSGCAHQVEMADEAFKELIGHDPAAANVVIMSVVVDPACQGRGYAGLLMRSFVQRMQAAGKQAIHLMCKPQHVALYTHLGYQYVRPSASLHGGMQWHEMVMPLGH, encoded by the coding sequence ATGACCACAACGAATCCGCAACTGACCCTGCGCCAAGCCGAGCCCCGCGACGCCGCCCGCTGTTACGCCATCGAAATCGGCGCCTACGAAGGCGACGAAGCTGCCACCGCAGAGAAAATCGCACTGCGCATTGCGCAGTACCCGGCCGGTTTTCTGGTGCTGGAATGCGATGGCGAGCTGGTCGGCTTCATCAACAGCGGCTGCGCGCACCAGGTGGAAATGGCCGACGAAGCGTTCAAGGAGCTGATCGGCCACGACCCGGCGGCGGCCAATGTGGTGATCATGTCCGTCGTGGTGGACCCGGCCTGCCAGGGCCGCGGCTACGCCGGGCTACTGATGCGCAGCTTTGTGCAGCGCATGCAGGCGGCCGGCAAGCAGGCCATCCACCTGATGTGCAAACCGCAGCACGTGGCGCTGTACACGCACCTGGGCTACCAGTACGTGCGGCCGTCGGCCTCGCTGCACGGCGGCATGCAGTGGCACGAGATGGTGATGCCGCTGGGTCATTAA
- the glmS gene encoding glutamine--fructose-6-phosphate transaminase (isomerizing), with product MCGIVGAIARRNIVPVLVEGLKRLEYRGYDSSGIAVHVGSDITRVRRVGRVAEMEAAAQADQVQGELGIGHTRWATHGGVTEYNAHPHVSHGLIAVVHNGIIENHEEKREALKAAGYVFESQTDTEVIAHLVHQYYVAEKDLFRAVHRATRELTGAYAIGVIALDRPDELVCARMGCPLLVGLGEGENFIASDVSAVLSATRRVIFLEEGDIGHLTRDSVKLIDKDDQPVERKVHVSDVSLASLELGPYSHFMQKEIHEQPKALSDTIEVVLDDGFVPELFGPAAANVLPQLSGVKILACGTSYYAGLTAKYWIESIAGVVCDVEIASEYRYRDAYADPNHLVVTISQSGETLDTMEALKYAKSLGHQHALSICNVRESAIPRASELVFYTRAGAEIGVASTKAFTTQLVSLFALAVTLGKVRGRVSAEQEAQYLDELRHLPGSVQHALNLEPQIKAWSSQFAAKNDALFLGRGLHYPIALEGALKLKEISYIHAEAYPAGELKHGPLALVDENMPVVVIAPNDVLLEKVKSNMQEVRARGGELFVFADADSHFVDSDGVHVIRTPRHVGVLSPIVHSIPVQILAYHVALARGTDVDKPRNLAKSVTVE from the coding sequence ATGTGCGGCATCGTAGGCGCTATTGCGCGTCGTAATATTGTTCCCGTGCTGGTAGAAGGCCTGAAGCGCCTGGAATACCGTGGTTACGACTCGTCCGGCATCGCCGTGCACGTGGGCAGCGACATCACCCGCGTGCGCCGGGTTGGCCGCGTGGCCGAAATGGAAGCGGCCGCACAAGCCGACCAGGTGCAGGGCGAGCTGGGCATCGGCCACACCCGCTGGGCTACCCACGGCGGCGTTACCGAGTACAACGCCCACCCGCACGTGTCGCACGGCCTGATCGCTGTGGTGCATAACGGCATCATCGAAAACCACGAAGAAAAACGCGAAGCGCTGAAGGCCGCCGGCTACGTGTTCGAATCGCAGACCGACACCGAAGTCATCGCCCACCTGGTACACCAGTACTACGTGGCAGAAAAAGACCTGTTCCGTGCCGTACACCGCGCCACCCGCGAGCTCACCGGCGCCTATGCCATCGGCGTCATCGCGCTGGACCGCCCCGACGAACTGGTGTGCGCGCGCATGGGCTGCCCGCTGCTGGTGGGCCTGGGAGAAGGCGAAAACTTCATCGCCTCCGACGTTTCCGCCGTGCTGTCGGCCACCCGTCGCGTCATCTTCCTGGAAGAGGGCGACATCGGCCACCTCACCCGCGACAGCGTGAAGCTGATCGACAAAGACGACCAGCCGGTAGAACGCAAAGTGCACGTGTCCGACGTGTCGCTGGCGTCGCTGGAGCTGGGCCCGTACAGCCACTTCATGCAGAAAGAAATCCACGAACAGCCCAAAGCCCTGTCCGACACCATCGAAGTGGTGCTGGACGACGGCTTCGTGCCCGAGCTGTTCGGCCCCGCTGCGGCCAACGTACTGCCGCAACTGAGCGGCGTTAAGATACTGGCCTGCGGCACCAGCTACTACGCCGGCCTCACCGCCAAATACTGGATCGAAAGCATCGCCGGTGTGGTGTGCGACGTGGAAATCGCCAGCGAGTACCGCTACCGCGACGCTTACGCCGACCCGAATCACCTAGTGGTGACCATCTCGCAGTCCGGCGAAACGCTGGACACCATGGAAGCGCTGAAATACGCCAAGAGCCTGGGCCACCAGCACGCGCTGTCCATCTGCAACGTACGCGAATCCGCCATCCCGCGCGCGTCCGAACTGGTGTTCTACACCCGCGCCGGCGCCGAAATCGGCGTGGCCTCCACCAAAGCCTTCACCACCCAGCTGGTCAGCCTGTTTGCGCTGGCGGTTACGCTGGGCAAGGTACGCGGCCGCGTCAGTGCCGAGCAAGAGGCACAATACCTGGACGAGCTGCGCCACCTGCCGGGCAGCGTGCAGCACGCGCTGAACCTGGAGCCGCAGATCAAGGCCTGGAGCAGCCAGTTTGCCGCCAAGAACGACGCGCTGTTCCTCGGCCGTGGCCTGCATTACCCCATCGCGCTGGAAGGCGCGCTGAAGCTGAAGGAAATTTCCTACATCCACGCCGAAGCCTACCCGGCCGGCGAACTGAAGCACGGCCCGCTGGCGCTGGTGGACGAAAACATGCCGGTCGTGGTGATTGCACCCAACGACGTGCTGCTGGAAAAAGTGAAATCCAATATGCAGGAAGTACGCGCCCGTGGCGGCGAACTGTTCGTGTTTGCCGACGCCGACAGCCACTTTGTCGATTCCGACGGCGTACACGTCATCCGCACCCCACGCCACGTGGGTGTGCTCAGCCCCATCGTGCACTCCATCCCGGTGCAGATCCTGGCCTACCACGTCGCGCTGGCGCGTGGCACCGACGTGGACAAACCTCGCAACCTGGCCAAATCGGTCACCGTGGAATAA
- a CDS encoding F0F1 ATP synthase subunit epsilon: MAKMHVEVVSTEQLIYSGEAEFLVAPAQEGEIGVYPRHVPLLTRIKPGVLRLTVPGSKDEVLVAVSGGMMEVQPTHITVLADTAIRGEDLDEARANEAKRAAEDALKHASDDLDTAKAHAALAAAIAQLKALEYLRKRVH, translated from the coding sequence ATGGCCAAGATGCATGTGGAAGTGGTCAGCACTGAACAGCTCATCTATTCCGGCGAAGCGGAGTTCCTCGTGGCTCCGGCGCAGGAAGGCGAGATCGGTGTTTACCCACGTCACGTGCCGCTTCTGACCCGTATCAAGCCTGGTGTACTGCGTTTGACAGTGCCAGGTTCCAAGGACGAGGTACTGGTGGCGGTGTCGGGTGGCATGATGGAAGTGCAACCGACCCACATCACCGTTCTGGCTGATACGGCGATCCGCGGTGAGGATCTGGATGAAGCTCGCGCCAACGAGGCCAAACGTGCCGCTGAGGATGCCCTCAAGCACGCTTCCGACGACCTGGATACGGCAAAAGCCCACGCAGCCCTGGCTGCAGCGATTGCCCAGCTCAAGGCGCTGGAATACCTCCGCAAGCGCGTGCACTAA